From Crassaminicella indica, one genomic window encodes:
- a CDS encoding spore maturation protein: protein MIQILNFISIMIIPILITIILVHGMIKKVNIYEAFVEGAKEGFQTAIRIMPYLIAIFLAIGIFKDSGALNIFIKILSPITKLFGVPSEVLPLAIMRPISGSGSLGILKDLVGTYGPDSFIGRLACTMMGSAETIFYTMAVYFGAVGIKRGRHTLPAALISHIAAIFASVWVCRWVFS from the coding sequence ATGATTCAAATTTTGAATTTTATATCTATAATGATTATTCCTATTTTAATCACTATCATTTTAGTACATGGGATGATTAAAAAAGTAAACATTTACGAAGCTTTTGTAGAAGGGGCTAAAGAAGGATTTCAAACGGCTATTCGTATTATGCCATACCTTATTGCTATTTTTTTAGCTATAGGAATATTTAAAGATTCAGGAGCTTTAAATATATTTATTAAAATATTATCACCTATTACAAAATTATTCGGGGTTCCAAGTGAAGTTTTACCTCTAGCAATTATGAGACCTATATCAGGGAGTGGTTCGCTAGGAATTTTAAAGGATTTGGTTGGGACTTATGGACCAGATTCTTTTATTGGAAGACTTGCTTGTACTATGATGGGATCAGCTGAAACTATATTCTATACCATGGCTGTATATTTTGGTGCTGTGGGAATAAAAAGAGGAAGACATACTCTTCCTGCAGCATTAATATCTCATATAGCAGCTATTTTTGCTTCGGTATGGGTTTGTAGGTGGGTATTTTCATAG
- a CDS encoding nucleoside recognition domain-containing protein — protein sequence MMSVIWFMMMIIGIITAVFTQNTHVINDAVIKNTQEAVVFAIGLTGIMAVWLGLMNIAEKSGLIRKIGRIMSPFIRLLYPTIPKNHPAISSIVMNMVANMFGAGNSATALGLKTMEQLQRINNDKSTASNAMCMFLVINMSSIQLIPLSVLKIRADAGSLNPTEIIGTSITATAVSTIVGIIACKLLERKY from the coding sequence ATGATGAGTGTCATTTGGTTTATGATGATGATTATAGGCATTATTACTGCTGTATTCACACAGAATACCCATGTGATTAATGATGCTGTTATTAAAAATACTCAAGAGGCAGTAGTATTTGCAATAGGTCTTACTGGAATTATGGCAGTGTGGTTAGGACTTATGAATATAGCAGAAAAGTCAGGACTAATAAGAAAAATTGGAAGGATAATGAGTCCATTTATAAGACTTTTGTATCCTACAATCCCTAAAAACCATCCTGCTATTAGCAGTATAGTCATGAACATGGTAGCAAATATGTTTGGTGCAGGTAATTCTGCAACAGCACTAGGACTTAAGACAATGGAACAGCTTCAAAGGATTAATAATGACAAAAGTACAGCAAGTAATGCTATGTGTATGTTTTTAGTTATTAACATGTCGTCTATTCAGCTTATTCCATTATCTGTACTCAAGATCCGAGCAGATGCGGGAAGCTTAAATCCTACAGAGATTATCGGGACCTCCATTACTGCAACTGCTGTTTCAACTATTGTAGGGATTATAGCTTGTAAATTATTAGAAAGGAAATATTAA
- a CDS encoding AbrB/MazE/SpoVT family DNA-binding domain-containing protein, with protein sequence MKSTGIVRKVDELGRVVLPIELRRTLNIKEKDALEIYVDKDQIILKKYEPACIFCGQAKDIEVFKGKNICPACIEELSK encoded by the coding sequence ATGAAATCCACAGGTATTGTAAGAAAAGTAGATGAACTAGGTAGAGTAGTACTTCCAATTGAATTAAGAAGAACATTAAACATCAAAGAAAAGGATGCGCTTGAGATTTATGTCGATAAAGATCAAATCATCCTAAAAAAATACGAACCAGCTTGTATTTTCTGCGGTCAAGCAAAGGATATCGAAGTTTTCAAAGGAAAAAATATCTGCCCAGCTTGTATAGAAGAGTTGAGCAAATAA